A region of Procambarus clarkii isolate CNS0578487 chromosome 22, FALCON_Pclarkii_2.0, whole genome shotgun sequence DNA encodes the following proteins:
- the LOC138367493 gene encoding streptococcal hemagglutinin-like has translation MPKPISKLISLFACTKLVRQGLKSWPLAGQVVDDGRPSTFPLTARASNFHSQSQPALPTHTANLSQSFQLTQPITASASNSHSQSQPELPTLTANHSQRFQLTQPIIARASNSHSQSQPALPTHTANHSQSVQLTQPITTRASNSHSQSQPERPTQPITARASNSHSQSQSERPTHTANHSQSFQLTQPITVSASNSHSQSQPELPTLTTNHSQNFQLTQPITARTSKYHRQSQSELATLTANHSQRFHLTQPITARASNSHNQSQPELPTHTANHSQSFQLTQPITARASNLPADLLILC, from the coding sequence ATGCCGAAGCCAATATCAAAACTGATATCATTATTTGCATGTACAAAGTTGGTAAGACAAGGGCTGAAAAGCTGGCCACTTGCAGGGCAAGTGGTGGACGATGGAAGACCTTCCACCTTTCCTCTTACTGCAAGAGCTTCCAACTTTCACAGCCAATCACAGCCAGCGCTTCCAACTCACACAGCCAATCTCAGTCAGAGCTTCCAACTCACACAGCCAATCACAGCCAGCGCTTCCAACTCACACAGCCAATCACAGCCAGAGCTTCCAACTCTCACAGCCAATCACAGCCAGCGCTTCCAACTCACACAGCCAATCATAGCCAGAGCTTCCAACTCTCACAGCCAATCACAGCCAGCGCTTCCAACTCACACAGCCAATCACAGCCAGAGCGTCCAACTCACACAGCCAATCACAACCAGAGCGTCCAACTCACACAGCCAATCACAGCCAGAGCGTCCAACTCAGCCAATCACAGCCAGAGCGTCCAACTCACACAGCCAATCACAGTCAGAGCGTCCAACTCACACAGCCAATCACAGCCAGAGCTTCCAACTCACACAGCCAATCACAGTCAGTGCGTCCAACTCACACAGCCAATCACAGCCAGAGCTTCCAACTCTCACAACCAATCACAGCCAGAACTTCCAACTCACACAGCCAATCACAGCCAGAACTTCCAAGTATCACAGACAGTCACAGTCAGAGCTTGCAACTCTCACAGCCAATCACAGTCAGCGCTTCCATCTCACACAGCCAATCACAGCCAGAGCTTCCAACTCTCACAACCAATCACAGCCAGAGCTTCCAACTCACACAGCCAATCACAGCCAGAGCTTCCAACTCACACAACCAATCACAGCCAGAGCTTCCAACCTTCCTGCTGACCTGTTGATTCTGTGTTAA
- the LOC138367494 gene encoding uncharacterized protein, with translation MLINLSGRDMRKQATGNKPPGTSHRELATGNKPPETSHREQTTGNKPPGTSHREQVPGNKPPGTSHREQATGNKPPGTNQRKQATGNKPPRTSHREQATENKPPGTSHREQVPGNKPPGTSHREQATGNKPPGTNQRKQATGNKPPGTSQRKQATGNKPPGTSHREQATGNKPPETSHREQTNGNKPPGTSHREQTNGNKPPGTSHREQATGNKPPGTNQRKQATGNKPTETSHREQVPGNKLEGRFSTTNLQSGVVDGGFVSRSGVDEGFVSRSGVDEGFVSRSGVDEGFVSRSGVDGGFVSTSGGVDEDFVSTSDVDEGFVSTSGGVDEGFVSTSDGVDEDFVSTSGGVEEGFVSTSGDVDEDFVSTSDVDEGFVSTSDGVDEDFVSTSGGVEEGFVSRSGVVDGGFVSTSDVDDFVSRSDVDEGFVSTSDGVDEDFVSTSGGVEEGFVSTSDVDEGFVSTSDVDEGFVNTSDVDDFVSRSDVDEDFVSRSDVDEGFVSTSGGVDEDFVSRSGGVDGGFVSTSGVDEGLMSRSGVDEGFVSTSGVDEGFVSTSGVEEGFVSTGDVD, from the exons ATGCtaattaatttatctggaagggatatgagg AAACAAGCCACCGGGAACAAGCCACCAGGAACAAGCCACCGGGAACTAGCCACCGGGAACAAGCCACCGGAAACAAGCCACCGGGAACAAACCACCGGGAACAAGCCACCGGGAACTAGCCACCGGGAACAAGTCCCCGGGAACAAGCCACCGGGAACAAGCCACCGGGAACAAGCCACCGGAAACAAGCCACCGGGAACAAACCAACGGAAACAAGCCACCGGGAACAAACCACCGAGAACAAGCCACCGGGAACAAGCCACCGAGAACAAGCCACCGGGAACAAGCCACCGGGAACAAGTCCCCGGGAACAAGCCACCGGGAACAAGCCACCGGGAACAAGCCACCGGAAACAAGCCACCGGGAACAAACCAACGGAAACAAGCCACCGGGAACAAGCCACCGGGAACAAGCCAACGGAAACAAGCCACCGGGAACAAGCCACCGGGAACAAGCCACCGGGAACAAGCCACCGGGAACAAGCCACCGGAAACAAGCCACCGGGAACAAACCAACGGAAACAAGCCACCGGGAACAAGCCACCGGGAACAAACCAACGGAAACAAGCCACCGGGAACAAGCCACCGGGAACAAGCCACCGGAAACAAGCCACCGGGAACAAACCAACGGAAACAAGCCACCGGGAACAAACCAACGGAAACAAGCCACCGGGAACAAGTCCCCGGGAACAAGCTAGAAGGtagattttctaccacaaacctaCA GTCTGGTGTTGTTGATGGAGGCTTTGTGAgcaggtctggtgttgatgaaggCTTTGTGAgcaggtctggtgttgatgaaggCTTTGTGAgcaggtctggtgttgatgaaggCTTTGTGAGCAGGTCTGGTGTTGATGGAGGCTTTGTGAGCACGTCTGGTGGTGTTGATGAAGACTTTGTGAGCACGTCTGATGTTGATGAAGGCTTTGTGAGCACGTCTGGTGGTGTTGATGAAGGCTTTGTGAGCACGTCTGATGGTGTTGATGAAGACTTTGTGAGCACGTCTGGTGGTGTTGAGGAAGGCTTTGTGAGCACGTCTGGTGATGTTGATGAAGACTTTGTGAGCACGTCTGATGTTGATGAAGGCTTTGTGAGCACGTCTGATGGTGTTGATGAAGACTTTGTGAGCACGTCTGGTGGTGTTGAGGAAGGCTTTGTGAGCAGGTCTGGTGTTGTTGATGGAGGCTTTGTGAGCACGTCTGATGTTGATGACTTTGTGAGCAGGTCTGATGTTGATGAAGGCTTTGTGAGCACGTCTGATGGTGTTGATGAAGACTTTGTGAGCACGTCTGGTGGTGTTGAGGAAGGCTTTGTGAGCACGTCTGATGTTGATGAAGGCTTTGTGAGCACGTCTGATGTTGATGAAGGCTTTGTGAACACGTCTGATGTTGATGACTTTGTGAGCAGGTCTGATGTTGATGAAGACTTTGTGAGCAGGTCTGATGTTGATGAAGGCTTTGTGAGCACGTCTGGTGGTGTTGATGAAGACTTTGTGAGCAGgtctggtggtgttgatggaggCTTTGTGAGCACGTCTGGTGTTGATGAAGGCCTTATGAgcaggtctggtgttgatgaaggCTTTGTGAGCACGTCTGGTGTTGATGAAGGCTTTGTGAGCACGTCTGGTGTTGAGGAAGGCTTTGTGAGCACGGGTGATGTTGATTAA